GGGGTGAGGGCAGGCCCCTACATAGCTCTAATATCTACAGCAGCATCTATGATACTCCTAGCCCTCCTCATGAGGAAGAGCGGGGTTATGTTCAGCGGACTCATAAGGATAGATCCCCTATCGACCTACATAGCATTCATAGCAGCCTTCGGCTCCTTCTTAGTTGTGCTGGCCTCACTATCTCAAGCTAAGGACTGGAGTACGGCTCCTAGCCTCTACTCCCTCATCCTGCTCTCCCTACTCGGAGTCCTCTTCATCCTCTACGCTAATGATGCCTCCGTAGTCATAGCTTCCTGGGCTCTAGTTGCTGTAGCCTCCTACGTCATAGTGGGCATGAGGAAGGATGATGCATCCCTCGAGGCGTCCGTTAAGTACTCCCTGATGGGCGTGGCTTCATCCTCCCTCCTCATCTTCGGCTTCGCTCTCGTCCTCGGGGTGACGAGGGAGAGTCAATTGATTCAGTTAAGCTACGTATCGACTCAACTCAGGGAAATATTAGTGCTAGGGGTCCTCATATTAATAGCTGCGGTAGGGTTCAAGATGGGAGTTTTCCCTTTCCACGCTTGGTTGCCAGATGTCTACGGCGGCGCTAATCCACTCTTAGTCTCATTCGTCTCAGGGGTAGTGAAGCTCATAAGTATAGGAGCATTCATAAGAGTTCTGCAACCTCTAATTCCGGCTATAAGTGATTACTGGTTCACAGCGATGGCTATCCTATCCATACTCACGATGTTCTATGGAAATTTAGCTGCTCTTGTCCAGAGGAACGTCCAGAGGATGATGGCGTACTCAAGCATAGCTCAAGCAGGGTACTTCCTCATAGCTTTCGCAGCCCTGGGCTCCACGAAATTAGCTCTTCAAGCCATAGGACTGCAGGTAACTACTTATGTGCTCGCTAAGATAGGGATATTCGTGGGGCTCGGTTACTTGAGCAGGAAGGGCTTCGAGCTCACTCTAGATGGGCTCAAGGGATCCGGGAGGACTATGAGGCTATCGGGATCAATGATCACGATACTAATATTGAGCCTCATGGGTATGCCACCCCTGATAGGTTTCTGGAGCAAGTTCATGTACATCTTCTTCTCAGTGATGGACATAGCTCCATGGCTAGCCTTACTGGGAGTTATAAACAGCGGGATATCCGTAGGTTATTACGCATTGGTTTTGAGGTACATGTACTTCGCGAACCCGCCTGAGCTGAGGGCTAGGGAGGGCTCAAAGGATGCGGAGCTATACGTACTCGCGATAGTTGGGATTCTCTCAGTCGTCCTCGGTCTTGGGCTGGTGGATCACTTAGTTCTCCTCCTATCCTAATTTTTCAGCTCGAAGCCTCTGTATCCGGAACATTCATTTTTTAAATAAATGGGATATATTTGAAAAATCGTAGTCTCCCTCAAAATTTATATATTTTTACTCCCCTAATGAGGAGGGGTTATCATGACTTCCCTTAATAAACTCACGCTCGCCGTATTATCCATCATCGCTGTGATCCTATTCATCCTCGGGTATTTCGGATTCCATATATTGCCACCTCTCCTCTACTCACTATTCCCTATCCTCCCAGCGATACGACTACTTTTTGTGAGGGAATCCATAGATGAGAGTATCGCGAGGAGAGCTAGCGAGCTGGCCATCCTGATATTTCCGTCAGTAGCAGTGGTAGTCTCACTTCTCCTCATAGTATCGGGGGATCCTGTCATTGAGGGATATGTATACGGTATGTTCAGCACTTTAGTAGTGGTATCAGCAGCTTCCGATTTCGAGAGCCCGAGAATTCGACCCCGCTCCTCAGGGGACATAATAATATCTTTAGCCGGTCTCTTAGCGATAATAATAGCCATCTATCTGGGAGGTGGCTACAGGTATCCATCAGCGCTATGTTTAACGAACCTTACATGTTCCTTCCTTACGATACTCGGACTCCTCATCTTCCTTCCATCTATCTACTTCTACTTGGCCCATACTACATTCTTGAGGGGCTCGAGGACGAAATAACTCCTCATCTTTTTGAATGCGATTCATAGAAAAGCTTAAGAATCCATTCAGCTCGATCGATCGGAGGTATGCATGTACCTCCCGTGGAGCTACATCCATTCCTTCGAGTGTAATGCATGCGGGATCTGTTGCTCTCATTTCTCGGTGCCCCTGAGACCCAATGAAGCCCTCGAGATATCTAGGAAATTAGGGAGGTATTACGTAGAGATCAGGAAGGACAGGCTCTTCCTGAGGAAGGAAAGTAGGAGCTGCCCCTTCCTCCTGAGCTCCCACCTCTGCTATCTGCAGATGCTCGGTATGAAACCGAGGGCATGCAAGCTCTGGCCATTCTACATCTTCAAAAACCCGGAATATGGGAGGAGGGAGGAAGCGGCTTTCTCCAGTAAGCTGGGGACATTCTACATATACGTGGATCCAAGATGCCCCGGAATCGCAATCGGGAGGCCGACCGAAAAGCTCATGAGTGCTATAGAGGAGGCGGTGGAGATATGGTTAGGCCTCAGGAGGGAGCAGGTACTAACTACATCCTCGCTTAAAGCTCTTGCTCGCATGGGGCATGAGTCGATGCCTAAGATAGCTCAGATAGAGGACTCATGGCTCCTCTCATCAATCGGACCCCAGATCCCGGAGATAGGAGAGCTTCGGAATCAGTCCCATAGGGGAGCCCTCTACAGGCTGGAGTGATGGGAAAGTTTATTAGGCAGTGCTTCATACTGCTTGGGGCCGGGAGAGGGGGTCAGAGAGACCTCTGATAACCAGCGCTCTAAGGAGTGGCTGATTCCCGTTTCCGCGGGAACCCCCGAAAGCCCCTCATATTCCCTTTAGGAGCCTCAGATATGTGGATGGGCTCAATTCAGTTACCCTACCATCATCAACAGAAGTTATGAGTATCCCATTGAGCTTGCAAATCCTCAATATCTCCAGAGGTATCGGGGGGTTGGTGTAGTAAGAATCTAGGAGAGACTTCCACTTAATCAACTCATCCTCATTCCTCTCATCGGGGGGCAGTAGGACGAAGGGCGGTATCTCCATCAGGTATGTGGGCGGAGCCGCTAGGTAAAACCTGTCAGAGTGAATGCTGTACCTAGCTATCTTGCTCGCAATTCTAGCTCTGCAGAAGTTATCGGGATCTAGAGCATGCTCAGGAGGAACATAACCGGTTTCTACCTCAACTATCACCTTAATATCATTTAAACATAGAAGATCACATTTCAGATCATCTATTGGGACCTCAACGTCCACCTCATATCCCTTTGAAATGAAATGAGCTGCAACCACTATCTCCATTGCTGAATGATTTATCTTGACCAATCCCCTCTTATGAAGATCGGAGAGCTTATTTATGAGGGGATCCAGCCTGCCGCTTGGAACAATACCATTCTCCTCCAATCTCGAGGCCAGCTTCCTCAGATCTGACCTGAAAACCCTCTCGTTCGGCACTCACGAGCATGGCATCAATAACTTTTAGTTTTTACTGTATCATCAGCCCGATGCCAATGCAGAAAACGAAGATAATAGCGACCATAGGACCTTCCTCATCCCAAATAGAGGTACTTAAGGGTATGATAGCTGAGGGAATGAGCATAGCCAGGCTGAACTTCTCCCATGGGACTATAGGGGAGAAGATGGAGCAGATAGAGGTGATAAGAAGGGCTTCCTATGAGCTGGGGATCAGATTGGGCCTCATGTCCGATCTTCAGGGGCCCGAGGTAAGGACACATATGGGAAAGAAGGAGCTTAAGATAGAGGACGGTGATCTAGTCACTGTGAGCGGTAAGGAGGGGATTGGAGAGATAAAGATAAAGCCATCGAGCGTTTTAAGGGGTCTGGAGCCGGATGATGAGCTCTACATAGATGAGGGGAGGATAAGGCTCAGGGTGAGGGAAGTTGATGGGGAGCTACTCAAGTGCGAGGTAATCCAGGGGGGTCTCGTCAGGGATAAGAGATCGGTGCACGCATCAAAACCTTTCGAACTCAGAGGCCTGACGGAGGAGGATAAGGAGGCTATAAAGGCATCAATAAGCAAGGGAGTTGACTTCATAGCCCTATCCTTCGTCAAATCGGCTGAGGATGTTACAGAGGCGATGGAATTCATGAGATCTATCTCTGAGGAGCCTCCGGCCATAATATCCAAGATAGAGACCAAGGAAGCTGTTGAGAGGATAAGGGAAATACTCGATGTATCCTATGGAATTATGGTGGCTAGAGGGGATCTCGGCGTCGAGTTACCGCTTCAGGAGGTCCCGAAGATACAGAAAAAATTGATAAGGCTCGCTAATCAGAACGCTAAGCCAGTAATAACGGCGACTGAGATGCTAGAATCCATGACCCAAAGCCCAATACCGACCAGAGCTGAGGTCACCGACGTCTACAACGCGATACTTGATGGGAGCGATGCCATAATGCTGTCAGCTGAGACAGCTATAGGGAAGTACCCCGTGCTCAGCGTTAGATGGATGAGGATAATAGCTGAAATGGCTGAGAGCTCTCTGGAGAGCAGGCTAGATTTCCCGGTAGATAATATACCTTCTTTCATCGGCAAGGCCGCTGTAGAGGCTTCAGAGATCCTCAAATGCCCTGTGATATTCTGCTTCACTTACTCAGGCTATACGGCGAGGCACGTCGCTAGACACAGGCCTAAAGCTAGGATAATAGCGCTTAGCAGCAACAAGAGAACGAGCCAGCTCCTCACACTCACATGGGGTGTTGAGACGATAGATGTGACCGGAGATTTAGATGAGGCCCTGAGCTACGCCCTGAGCTACTGCATGGATAGGGGCATACTATCGGAGGAGGATCGCATCGTAGTGACTTACGGCCATCCCCACGGTGAGGCGAAGACGAACACCCTCAGGATATTGAGTGTGAGGGAACTTCAGAGAGCGGGTACACCGAAGCCCTCAGAGATCACGGGACCATCGTGAAACGCGAGCTCCCCTCTGATGAATACCTTGCTCACCTTCCACTTCAACTCCTTCCCCTCTATAGGGCTGGCCCTCGCCTTCGTGTGGAGCTCCTCCTTCTTTAGGGTCCACCTCTCCCTCTTCAGTATGACGAGGTCCGCTAAATTACCGGGCACCAATGAGCCCCTTCTCAGGCCCAGATGCAGAGCTGGGTTCGCGCTGTACATAGATAGTATCCTATAGGGGAGCTTCCCCTCCTCAACGCACTGCACTAAGAATGGAGTGAGGGCATCCAACCATGGAATGCCTGATGGCATCTCCTCATACCCCTTGGACTTCTCCTCAGGGCTGTGAGGGGCATGATCAGTCACTAAGAAATCTGCGAATCCGGCTCTAACCATTCCTAGGAGCTTCTCCCCCGTATCCCTTATGGGAGGGTTCACTTTGAAGAGGCTCCCCAGCGAATCAGCGTCCGATGGGCTGTAGAGGAGGTGGTGCGGCGTTACCTCAGCTTTCACCTCCATCCCCTCTGCTTTTGCTTCGCTCACTGCTGCTAAAGTATAGGGGAGGGTGGAATGG
The sequence above is drawn from the Candidatus Korarchaeum cryptofilum OPF8 genome and encodes:
- a CDS encoding NADH-quinone oxidoreductase subunit N, producing MMELIMWSIFAILSAAGLIIPAIDYLKGVRAGPYIALISTAASMILLALLMRKSGVMFSGLIRIDPLSTYIAFIAAFGSFLVVLASLSQAKDWSTAPSLYSLILLSLLGVLFILYANDASVVIASWALVAVASYVIVGMRKDDASLEASVKYSLMGVASSSLLIFGFALVLGVTRESQLIQLSYVSTQLREILVLGVLILIAAVGFKMGVFPFHAWLPDVYGGANPLLVSFVSGVVKLISIGAFIRVLQPLIPAISDYWFTAMAILSILTMFYGNLAALVQRNVQRMMAYSSIAQAGYFLIAFAALGSTKLALQAIGLQVTTYVLAKIGIFVGLGYLSRKGFELTLDGLKGSGRTMRLSGSMITILILSLMGMPPLIGFWSKFMYIFFSVMDIAPWLALLGVINSGISVGYYALVLRYMYFANPPELRAREGSKDAELYVLAIVGILSVVLGLGLVDHLVLLLS
- a CDS encoding YkgJ family cysteine cluster protein, whose product is MYLPWSYIHSFECNACGICCSHFSVPLRPNEALEISRKLGRYYVEIRKDRLFLRKESRSCPFLLSSHLCYLQMLGMKPRACKLWPFYIFKNPEYGRREEAAFSSKLGTFYIYVDPRCPGIAIGRPTEKLMSAIEEAVEIWLGLRREQVLTTSSLKALARMGHESMPKIAQIEDSWLLSSIGPQIPEIGELRNQSHRGALYRLE
- the pyk gene encoding pyruvate kinase → MPMQKTKIIATIGPSSSQIEVLKGMIAEGMSIARLNFSHGTIGEKMEQIEVIRRASYELGIRLGLMSDLQGPEVRTHMGKKELKIEDGDLVTVSGKEGIGEIKIKPSSVLRGLEPDDELYIDEGRIRLRVREVDGELLKCEVIQGGLVRDKRSVHASKPFELRGLTEEDKEAIKASISKGVDFIALSFVKSAEDVTEAMEFMRSISEEPPAIISKIETKEAVERIREILDVSYGIMVARGDLGVELPLQEVPKIQKKLIRLANQNAKPVITATEMLESMTQSPIPTRAEVTDVYNAILDGSDAIMLSAETAIGKYPVLSVRWMRIIAEMAESSLESRLDFPVDNIPSFIGKAAVEASEILKCPVIFCFTYSGYTARHVARHRPKARIIALSSNKRTSQLLTLTWGVETIDVTGDLDEALSYALSYCMDRGILSEEDRIVVTYGHPHGEAKTNTLRILSVRELQRAGTPKPSEITGPS